In Deltaproteobacteria bacterium, the following proteins share a genomic window:
- a CDS encoding suppressor of fused domain protein has translation MLRKFFGKKKKLTEEEEEKLENNWFDEKSRLMESILAKEHDMVMHALIPYEVGGGLDLYYYPNGIPGTAIATKELSYACRESSSNDKYKKYELVMFTREKLNLDQAKEENATFGKAHKNINSILNPVANYSKQATLNPNETCEFPSDMEGIGGKCLIFSEYKPASDDVEDFGLMAVIEIHRSEMEYAMQNGGRELLNLLEEKGYYPYSDMDREPVV, from the coding sequence ATGCTAAGAAAATTTTTCGGAAAAAAGAAAAAGCTGACAGAGGAAGAGGAAGAAAAACTTGAAAATAATTGGTTTGATGAAAAAAGCCGATTAATGGAATCAATACTGGCAAAGGAGCATGACATGGTAATGCATGCTCTTATTCCTTATGAAGTAGGCGGCGGTTTGGATCTTTATTATTATCCAAATGGTATTCCGGGCACAGCAATTGCCACAAAAGAGCTTTCTTACGCATGCAGAGAAAGCTCATCAAATGATAAGTACAAAAAATATGAACTGGTCATGTTTACGAGAGAAAAACTTAATCTGGATCAGGCGAAAGAAGAAAACGCCACTTTTGGAAAAGCCCATAAAAATATAAACTCCATTCTGAATCCGGTAGCAAATTATAGCAAGCAAGCGACGCTTAATCCGAATGAAACATGTGAGTTCCCTTCCGATATGGAAGGTATAGGCGGTAAATGCCTCATTTTTTCCGAATATAAACCAGCCAGTGATGATGTTGAAGATTTCGGGCTCATGGCTGTCATTGAAATTCACCGCAGTGAAATGGAATATGCTATGCAAAATGGCGGAAGAGAACTGCTCAACCTGCTGGAGGAAAAAGGATACTATCCCTATTCTGATATGGATAGAGAACCGGTTGTGTGA
- a CDS encoding site-specific DNA-methyltransferase, producing the protein MRYRKTTPPDKIVLDDSLILEGDALHALRLLPSASIQCVVTSPPYWGLRDYGIDGQIGLETTLPQFINHLVAIFNEVKRVLRDDGTLWLNVGDGYTSGNRGYRAVDKKNPARAMTIRPDTPEGLKPKDLQGIPWRLAFALQDDGWYLRSDIVWRKPNAMPESVKDRPTRAHEYLFMLTKSEHYYYDYELVKEVGLNGKLRNRRSVWDINTQPFPEAHFATFPPKLIEPCILASSQPGDYILDPFFGSGTVGIVCIEQYRRYAGIELNPEYVAIAANRLSATEERIIKVAV; encoded by the coding sequence ATGAGATATAGAAAAACGACACCTCCAGACAAGATAGTTCTCGATGATTCATTAATTCTGGAAGGGGATGCATTGCACGCGCTTCGCCTATTACCGTCAGCTTCGATTCAATGCGTTGTCACTTCTCCCCCTTACTGGGGGCTTCGTGATTATGGGATTGATGGTCAAATTGGATTGGAAACTACTTTACCACAATTTATTAATCATTTAGTTGCAATATTTAACGAGGTAAAACGCGTTCTACGCGACGATGGCACACTATGGTTGAATGTTGGTGACGGATATACTAGTGGAAATCGTGGTTACCGCGCAGTCGACAAGAAAAACCCTGCACGGGCAATGACCATTAGACCAGATACCCCTGAAGGTTTAAAACCAAAAGATCTTCAAGGCATTCCGTGGAGATTAGCATTTGCTCTTCAAGATGACGGCTGGTATCTAAGAAGTGATATTGTTTGGCGCAAACCGAATGCAATGCCGGAAAGTGTAAAAGATCGGCCAACACGTGCACATGAATATTTATTCATGCTCACCAAGTCAGAGCACTATTACTATGACTATGAGTTAGTTAAAGAAGTTGGATTAAATGGAAAACTTCGCAACCGTAGAAGTGTATGGGATATTAATACACAACCATTTCCTGAAGCTCACTTTGCAACGTTTCCTCCTAAGTTGATTGAACCTTGTATTCTAGCTTCTTCACAACCGGGTGATTATATTCTCGATCCTTTTTTTGGTTCTGGCACAGTTGGCATTGTATGTATAGAACAGTATAGGCGATATGCTGGAATAGAATTAAATCCAGAATATGTGGCCATAGCAGCAAATCGGCTAAGTGCCACAGAGGAAAGAATAATTAAGGTTGCTGTGTGA